A window of the Lolium perenne isolate Kyuss_39 chromosome 7, Kyuss_2.0, whole genome shotgun sequence genome harbors these coding sequences:
- the LOC127314646 gene encoding uncharacterized protein, with product MDQTSSAAAETPHPRAKATLVLGGESFAVSSESGTPSEQLAAMREKSMVILKDYITRHNAPNDVPDESVEGLSDDEGEALAKNPPKKSKKQK from the coding sequence ATGGACCAGACGAGCTCCGCCGCCGCGGAGACTCCTCATCCGAGAGCGAAGGCCACCCTGGTTCTCGGAGGAGAGTCCTTCGCGGTCAGCTCCGAGTCCGGTACACCGTCGGAGCAGCTGGCGGCGATGAGGGAGAAGAGCATGGTCATCCTCAAGGACTACATCACCAGGCACAACGCCCCGAACGACGTCCCGGATGAGTCTGTCGAGGGCTTGTCTGACGACGAGGGCGAGGCGCTCGCTAAAAACCCGCCCAAG